The stretch of DNA TGGGCTGGGACCTGGTTCCAAGTTCAGATCATCCGCTTTTGCCTCCAATGTAACTCCTTCCGATATCTTTTCACCATCTCCTCCCTGTTTCGAGGAATACGTTCGATAGGCGCGAAAGACGAGAACTCCGCAGTATACGCCAAAAAGAGTGAAAAATACAGAACAGCTTCTCGGTTTCCCTGATGTGGCGCCTAGTAAAGCGTTGCACTGTTGCACACAAGTCAAGGGTGTGAGGGTGATGAATTCTTCCAGGACTTCAGCCATTCTGATTCGtgtctttaatttaaaatattaccctACACAATTTTGAAACAATTTTTCTCCTATACCGAAATGATTCGGTACTTGATATAAATATGAGAAAGGTGACATGATGGGGATAGCGTGCTCTGTTTGGTTGAGAATGCAATGATTGCTTACTCTTATTAATCctcaattttgttttgattcttATAGAGAACGTGCCACCCAAGGGCGACGACATTGCCATCATCATGTACACTTCCGGCTCCACTGGCACACCGAAGGGCGTCCTGCTGTCCCACAAGAACTGCATTGCCACGATGAAGGGCTTCGTTGACATGGTTCCCATCTACCCGGACGATGTTCTGATCGGCTTCCTGCCCCTGGCTCACGTTTTCGAACTGGTTGCGGAGAGTGTGTGCCTGATGACCGGCGTGCCCATTGGCTACTCGACCCCGCTGACCCTGATCGACACTAGCAGCAAGATCCGACGCGGCTGCAAGGGCGATGCCACCGTGCTGAAGCCCACCTGCATGACTTCGGTGCCGCTGATACTCGATCGCATCTCCAAGGGCATCAACGACAAGGTCAACTCGGGCTCGGCGTTCAGGAAATCGCTCTTCAAATTCCTTTACCAGTACAAAGTCAAGTGGGTGCAGCGGGGCTACAAGACGCCGCTTATTGACAAGTAAGAAGAGTACGCTTATCACGGTCTCGAGTTGGTAACTAAAACTATTCATACATTTGCAGATTGGTGTTCAAGAAGGTGGCCAAGCTGATGGGCGGCAAAGTGCGCATTATCATGTCCGGTGGGGCGCCTCTGTCAGCCGATACCCATGAGCAAATCAAGACCTGCCTGTGCTTGGAGCTGATTCAGGGCTATGGTCTCACGGAAACCACGTCCGGAGCCACAGTAATGGATTGTAAGTGATTGCAGATAGGGCTTATCGTTACAATATACTAATTGACTGCCACCCAACTTAAGACCGTGATATGACCTATGGACGCACTGGAGGACCCTTGACTGTCTGCGACATCCGTCTGGTCAACTGGGAGGAAGGCAACTACCGCGTCACAAACAAGCCGTATCCCCAGGGCGAGGTTCTCATCGGCGGCGAGTGTGTCTCCCAGGGCTACTACAAGCTGCCCGGCAAGACCAACGAGGATTTCTTCGAGGAGGACGGCCACAGATGGTTCAAAACCGGCGACATTGGCGAAATACAAGCTGATGGCGTACTTAAGATTATaggtaaatttgtttaaagaaatgtattttgttCCATTTCTGATTATTCGCTTTCTGCAGATCGTAAGAAGGATCTGGTTAAGCTGCAGGCCGGCGAATATGTTTCCCTCGGCAAGGTTGAATCAGAGTTGAAGACGTGCGGAATTATCGAGAACATTTGCGTATACGGAGATCCCACAAAGCAGTTCACAGTGGCGCTGGTCGTCCCCAACCAAAATCATCTGGAGGAGCTGGCACAGAAGCATGGACTTGGCGACAAGACCTACGAAGAGCTGTGCTCATCGCCCATCATCGAGAAGGCTATACTCAAGGAAATTGCTGAACATGCGCGGAAATGTGAGTTATTATGgtgtattaaatatatttcgaaaGTACCAATTTCGAATTGTTTATTTCTTGCAGGCAAATTGCAAAAGTTCGAGGTGCCCGCCGCTATCACATTGTGCAAGGAGGTTTGGTCTCCGGACATGGGACTGGTAACGGCCGCCTTCAAGCTGAAGCGCAAGGATATCCAGGACAGATATCAGCACGATATTAACCGCATGTACGCCTCATGAAAGTCAATGTACTAAACGAGAGGTATACGATTcagcaacgacaacaacaTGGAGACAACTACATTAGTGGAGCAGCAGCAATGAAGCTAGTGTGTACTAATGGCGATTTAGTAGCACCCCACACGGCATTAGCATGCATACCAAATCCAAAACCAACCTAGCTTAAGTCCTAAAAGATCTGAAAGCCGAGCAAAACACACGAGAAAACGATTAGTAATATTGTGCATGTAAAGACAAAAAGTTCTTATTTgccttttggttttgtttccttttatttgctagaattttgaaaatcaCTCGTTTCTCATCCTAATAAATACAGTTCGTTGAAGTTTTGTTGCTAGATAGCTGCAGCTGGGTTTGGTTTGGAAATGCGCTGTGTATGTGCTTAGAATGCCGTTGAACAGATTGACAATGATAAAGATATAATAACTGATTGCCGATGATGAGAATGAATATTGTAAACTGTacagttttcggtttttagtaCATTTTGTGGCAAATGAATATTgcataaaaaatacttatttttatattaagctTAAGTGGTTGCCTATTAATTATGTACATACGATATATACACACGTCTATATAAATGCATATATGTgtataataaatctaatatttaGTGTACTTCTTTATGCTAAGTTTAATGTATGGAATTCTTGAAGTAATGAAATGTagaaagaagaaaagaaaGCGACTTGATTATGAATTAAAAGCAACAACTGAAAAGTGAAGAGCGTAAGAATTTCCCTGGCAATTGCTTATTTTTGGCTCAGAAGAAATGCATCTAAACACAAATGGAACCatccaaaaattatttttaattacacaAAGGCAAAAAAGGTTACAAAGgcaaatgtaaaatatattttagctcAATTTAGTTAAAGAAAAATCatcatataaattttattaaatatattatgtcAAACACGTAACGAGAAaagtcaaaattaaaatgcaacaaaTGAAAGACTTAGtaccaaaatataaaaacaatggaAAACACTAGAAGGCCAACAAAAAAGCCTAAATTAAAgatctaaaaactaaaaacatttgttttaGATGTGCAagaacttttttaataaattgtagtCATATTTTTAGTTAAACTATGTATATTTAGGAAAcgtttagcaattttttgtgGAAACGTTACGTTTCTTAATAAAacagataaaaaaaacacacattttCGAATTCTATAAAATGACGAGGGAAGGCGTATGGCTCTCGTATCTCCGATTTCGAAATTGAACACTTATCACGCTGATAAAATACattattgtaataataaagaaaCGAGTTGCAAGTAAATAAAGATGTAAgacaattattacaaataagtaTCAAcgcattattatatttttgatcgTATGAAATACTggataaacaataaacaaaactaTTTTCTAGTTTTACTTGAGCGGTAAACTTGAATATTGATTTGGAAAACGGGTTTTCGGTTTTGAATTTCCGATAAGTATCGATTTAGCTATCGATCAGTGGTCAGTAAGCTTTTTTAGAACTTTTGCTGGAGCTTTCGGCTAGATCAATTAGCACAGAAATGTCATGGTGTTTGGGGCGAGTTACGAACAAGTCAGGATGGCCGAGTGGTCTAAGGCGCTACGTTCAGGTCGTAGTCTACTCTGTAGGCGTGGGTTCGAATCCCACTTCTgacaagattttttttttcacttcattatttatttttacctcTGACCGGAGATcccttaaattaattatttacatatCTTGCCAGCTCCTCGGTCGCCGTTAATTGCACTGTGCAAAGAGCTCGGCAGATGCGCTCAGCCGCATTAATTTGTTTGAGCCTTTGACTTGTTCGCTCGCACTTGTTTGCCAATGTAAATGACACAATTAGCACGCCTGGCTGCGTTCCACTCGCGCAGTGTTTACTGTAGTGCCATTGCCCCACTGTGCCGTGTTTGTTTGCGCCCGCGTCTCTGTTTGGTTACTCGTATGACTTTGAGCATTTTTAAAGAACTAACAAAACAAGGAATCGTTAATGTCCTGCTGTTGAAACGTGGAGCAATTGGGGACATCTACCGAATGCTACTTTCGAATGTAAGCGACAACGATAATTATCCCCTTTTAAGGaagtaaactttaaaaatctggTAACAATTCTAGACGAATAGTTTTTGGCCATTAATAAAACAGGCTAGCGTTGAATACCTTTAGGCACTCGGGACTGCCCCAGACATTCTGAAGTGGCCGCCAGGACCTGCTGCCGACGACATTCACTAATGCaacaaataaatcataaaatataagtgTTACTAAATTCTGCTGGGCGAGAAGAGATTATACGGCAGTATTTTTGGGTCAAAGCTGCAACCTGAGCGAAAAAGAGTTCCTTGCAGAGAAACTTTTCtgagtatataaatataatggcTTGGACATTTTTTGTGGTCTTGGAAATTTACTGCACTTTTTTGCGCAACCCACTCAAGAATAGCAGGAAACTAAATGAGAATTTCCACCACAAAAAAAGCGACTTCTCAGCAAAGGGGATTCAGAATTCCAAGACTTGCTGTATGCAATGAcactaataaaattaatagacCATGTCTGACTGACAGAGAGGAGATAGGGAATGAGGAGCAAAATATTCCACACGAAACCCCAAAGAATTTCATACTCATACGTCACGCTCAATGGATTTTGGATGACATCTCTAAGGAGGGCGAGAAGTTGCAGATAAAAACGTCGCTGCTGACGTCGTCTACCAAGATGCGAATCGGATTGAGTGCCTTCTAATGGGTCAACAAACGCATAAGATATTTTcagatacaaataaaaatcgatAATATCTAATTTGCcaatttgtgaaaaattatGTAGATgtgtttccaaaatttaggagattttattacaattgaaattaaaatgtaatcatAAAAGTCAAAGTGAAAgacaaatgtttaaatgtcAATACAAATCTGAGACATACGCTTATCGTAAATGTATGTAGAGGGATTGAAAATACATTTCAAACGGATCCCAAGCTAAATCCAAAACGAAACAtgagtatctgtatctgcaacTGAAATTGCAACTGCAAATGTATCTACAAGTGGAAATGCAGCTGTGTCATTTGCGTATGCTCCGTGATTCCTTGTTTTCCTCTGTTTGATGCATTTGACAAAACGAAACTTAGTCGCATGGAATTTGCATCTGGGAGGGGCTCTGACCTCTCATGCCACATTCCCCGTATCaggaatttgcatttttactgCAAATTCGAAATCGATTGGGATGTTCTCTCTACTGACTTGGGTTACATCTCTGTTTGGAATGATAGCCGAACAATGGGCAGTGCACTGACTGCGTTTTATTGGCCTGCAGCAATTGGAGAgcatatttgtttgtttggatATTCATCTAGTCAATTTTGTAATCTCAATACTTTTGCCCAGCTTTCCATTTCCGCACGAGTCTTGTCGAACATTTCCGTCCGATATGGCGTCTGATTTCCGCTTTGCGCTTCAGCGAACATTGGTTGACGGACTGGGACTGACAACCCGTCTATGTCAGTGTGTTGCTGTTCCCGTGTCCTTCGAAGTGAAAGTGGACTCCGTGCTCTAGACTTTCACCGTGCAGTATTTCCAGTTTGATGGCATTGAAAGCACTCTTTGAGGGTAAGTGTTCTTGATATTTCATGTtataaattccaatttttatttggttgTATCAATTctatatactttaaaatttaattaagaattatcctggataaaaaaaaacgaacagGTGTGCAGGCTAGCACTTTTATTGAGCCTAAAGTGCATCAATTAggtacaattatttatttactgaattatttagttttgatgTTTAtctgttgctgtttttgtgctttaattaatgataaaaattattattataaaaatatattatgtcACAGTTGCCTGTGCCTgtatatatttagtttttcggCCGGGATGGGTGCAACTGCTGCGCTTAACAAGAATTCTTTACGCCATGTTGCACATTTCGGGAATGTTGGCAAATTCAAACGGCTGTGAAAATGCACACGCTTTGCACCCGAGGAATGAGTCAGGGGGTACTCCCCTTTTTTAGCAACAAACGCCATTTGATAAGCATCACTTGCAGTATATAGCTATTTGAACGACAACAAAACACCGCACGTGTTGCTGGCTAGAAAACTTAACAGCAAATTGAACAACTTTCTCTGTAAGCTATCCTATCAATGTGCCGTTATCTAGTGCTTGGATTTGGATACAAAGGTGTAATTTCTTGGATTTTAAAGACCATGTGAGTTGTGTTCATGATCTAGATTTCCATCATGCAATCtgctaaaattgtaatttgaaAATCAGGATTGAAATCGTATATAATGTACCTTGAGGGGCGGTACTTTTAGTCCTTAGTagaatcactatggacggcagtccatgtagtgacgaagcgcaccaggagagtgtgcgaaggcgactactattatatagccgcaaaattgaaaatctgctgtgatagtccgatcgtaatgagtaatacaccaatcgaaaggtattgcagaaacttaaaggattgcataccaagactttaagaaaatcaattggcttgggagagagagcggtgaaagtgaaaaagtgaaaatttcgaaatttggagctgttggggccggtgggtaTAAATGCCCcttcgcaatgttttagttgtattccttttgaaaatacccgtcgaatgaggggtcatttgtcaaaatccgacgctccgttcaaaagttatagccaaaataagattttcttcttcttcccaaaatgaaaatttaattctgtttgtcagtttgtcagtttgtccaaaatatgttttttaagttctgaaaatttgatatgacgttcatcacatcgatataaaaaacctttgttctaccacttttggaaaaacccgctagtttagcgggaaaacagctataaatagctaaaattcggaaagccgtaacttctatactactaaagctacagacttgtgctgcatctcgtttgaaaggtatttttaaatgctataaacgccttctatatgtaatttgtgtaaatgtaatagttaaaaagatatgaacaaaagaaaatttgtttaaactttttttttagcttttttttaattttctcaaaaacggctctaacgattttccttacaactttaaactgtatagcccttgagattccttaaattttggtatatatcatgtttatgtaaaaaatcgcgtttaaaagtttttcagaaacgaaaatagccacttttgccagctcgaacaactaatgcttcctgagtattgaattttgtgtgagggtatccgaactgtattttagggtcatagaatcatttcaattgttttaaggagttccaaataggaaacttttgttttacgacttttggaaaaacccgctgctttagcggaaaaaaagctagaaatagctaaatttcgttagtttgtaagttctacactactgaagctacagacatgtgctatacctcgtttaaaaggtattttgaaatacttaaacggtttttaacttaatttgtttaaatacaatggcttacaaattatgattgaccaatttaaatttaaatgtatatattagctcctatgagagcaaatgtaaacaaacaaaaacttctgatatcaaataaaaacacctcttaacgaggtaaaaaactagtgacgatcgcaccttcaacatacaaaagttctgatatcaacatttgtgacgaaaaattattacactcgtcattaaatacactttctaagattttctcattcggcacgcagcaatagaaaatgcctatgaaggtaaaaaggctaaaatagtatgctagggcgggctgaaagagaaaatattagaaagtgtatttaatgacgagtgtaataatttttcgtcacaaatgttgatatcagaacttttgtatgttgaaggtgcgatcgtcactagttttttacctcgttaagaggtgtttttatttgatttaaaataaaggcGGGTggctaaatttaaataaaatacatattagGTGAAGTTAATAGAGaacagaaaaatcaaaaatattttaatgattaaatttgtaaatattatgattcatttagatttatattttatattcccTCGGAAAACATCGCACACTTTTCTCCCCTATTCCTATCTGCCAACGATTCCACTCTCCTTTTATCTCAGGAACTAAACGGTAAAGTTAGGACACTTTATACTGCGCAATCTCACTGAGAGCGTTTAAGGAGTGAGAGGAAAGCTCTCGCTTCTGTTTAAAACTCaactaattttaatcaaaacaTCTCTCCCCATGGTCCCCCTCCTCACTCTTCACACGTGTATTGTTGTTTGTTTCCATTCGAAGATTTCCATAGACGAAACAGGGCGAACATTTGATTGAATTGTTATTGTTACGAGAGCTTGGGCGtatgttgtttgttgtttgtacAGATTTCTACCTGTCCTCTGGCCTCACTTTTCCTCTTTGCCAGCTTTGTCTTCCTTTTCGggtttttccaatgccatttggAAAAGTGCACATTTCGGGCTGCGGTCTAAATGTGTGTGtctgtttgttttgttcaaataACTAGTACAACGACTGTACGTGAGTTGATTTTTGTAGATAGCAGTTTCACCGGTGAATTTGTGTGCATCTGGAATTTTTGGTCGAGCGAATTGGTCTACTTAATGCTTGAGTATTCCCCATAGAACCAATGCGACCCTGACCTATTTTTTGCCTTCTTCCATTGTGAAACTGAATTGAATGAACTGAATGTTgttcaaaagttatttgcATATTATGTCCTTCACACGCAGTCACACACTCACACGGTCAGACGTCATTCCCATGTCCCGTGTTGTGTGTCATCTATGGAAAAGCAAATGCACAGTAAAAATATAATCCATTTTATCAATatcatgaaaaatattttaataattttttaaagttctaaaGTAATTATTACATAATGTAAGTACAAAAAGTTATATCAAGATTCAATACCTACCGATGATAACAAACCTTATTTTCTTATCTTGAGGTTATCAgattaaataaagtatttaattcTAGGCATATTGTAAATGATTTGTTTACTTAACcaaattgttaaattgttttttaaatattataatttttaatggtgTACTGATGCTGGGGATGATTTTCCAGTTATTGCATCCTTTTGACATCCAGTGGTCCATGCCTGTCATAGCGAGTTGGTTAAGTGTCACGACCGACAAACGTCGGGCACAAACGTTTAATTGACATAATTAGCTGACTGTCTTCTCGCACATATTTCAATGTCCGTCACAAACTGAGCCTGTCTGTTTTGATTACTCAAGCGGCGAAAGTGCGTTTTCTGGCAGCATCTGAAATGAAATACATTTcataaagtttattatttcaatatttttttttagatctttaaataattcataaaaatcataaatatgtatttattaagaacttttttaactttaaagtttttgttcaattgtttttttattaacttctCTAGAGGATTTTATTTAGGTATATTATAACAGTTTATTTTGACATATTTTGGTATAATATGGCTTGATGGTGGCGCGATGTTTGGCCTTTAAGCTTTAAGTTTTTCCGTTTAAGAGCACCTGCAGCGAAATTTGTGGAACGAAGCATTTTCCAGGCATGTTGTCGACATTTTTATGGCTGCCACGTTTGCTCACTGTCCCGCTCTGCATCCCTTGCTGCTCGCCTGCCAGCCACTTGGCTGcccaattaaaagttttagcACATTTTCACTTGAAATTAATTGTCGGTAAACGTAATTCATGTCCGAGACACGATTGCGCTAAAGGAGCGCAGCACAGGACCcaggacacacacacaataGCAACAATGCAAGGGGAACAGGACCTGCAAATGTGGCCAAATGCACCATCACCAATAGAGGAAAAGGAGGGCAGCAGATAGCCAAAAGTATTTAGGGCTTGTGCTACTTTGTAGTTGCTAGCTGTTGCATACTTATGTGCGCTAATGCCGAGACATTTCAACTAACTGCCCAATTTTGTAGCTTCCAGGCTTCCAGAAGACAACATCTCGAGTTGCTGTGGATTTTCATCTAACAAATTAAAACGGAAACTGGAGTAAAAGTTTATGTTTGGAGGGAAATATCCAAGAAATGGCAAGATACCCGAAGAACAACCGAAAAATGGCTGAAATCGATGTTTAGTATAGAAAAGTTGAACAGCGTTCTGTTACCAAAAAACATTTCAGAAGTTTGACgattgtattttgtatttccttAAATGAGTAGCTTGTTTAATCAAAAATCCCTTAAAAGGATTcaatgtacacacacacaaaaaaaaaacttggtaaaatcaactgtaataattgtcaaacaggccccaaccagcaaaatggtcaattctactaagttaatagtcatttcacaacaacaaaatacacacaattagcaaagacacaaacccaaagcaaaatcaaaatacacgtaactattttaatagttacgtaactatctttgttggtcaattttaccaagcaaatttttttgtgtgcactgAACTCAGTTGGTTACATTTTTAGTAGGCAGACTGgatactttaaataaaattaattagtttgGCTTTTTGTCTTCCGCTATTTCCCCTTATTCAGTCAATCTTATAACTGGACAAAGGAATCGACTCGAAAGTgcagtacacacaaaaaaatttgcttggtaaaatttaccaacaaagatagttacgtaactattaaaatagttacgtgtattttgtttttgctttgggtttgtgtctttgctagttgtgtgtattttgttgttgtggaatgactatttacttagtagaattgacaattttgctggttggggcctgtttgacaattattacagttgattttaccaagtttttttttgtgtgtagaataGAATAGCACCGTCCCTATCACTCTTCACTCAGGTGTGATTTATGAGCGAGAGCACAAAGCCATTTGATTCCTTCTTCGATAAAATGTTTCGATCACGTTCTGAGCCATGGATGTGAATGCTATAGCTACATTGAAGTTTAAGTAGCTTAGAATCGAACAAAGGAAGGGTAGCTGCAGCTTGGTTCCAGCCAGccaaatattcattttttcaTGGAGATAGAGCTGGCAATATGTAAGGGCCAAAAAACCGAACAACCAGCAACGAAATGGTTCTTGCCACTTCATTTGTTATATGTCtcgttataatatttaaaaaaaatctgaatACTAGATAGGTATAGATAAAACCAAAACAGTctttaatttataagaaaCCTAAccttaaataaaaactaactaaCTTAAAAACCTGTCGAAAGGATTCGTAAAAAAAACGACCATATTATGTTAAATtaatgcaaacaaaataattttacctttaaaaggaaaactgaatttttcGCGAACTATGGAAAACATCATTAAAGTGAAACTAAACAAATCATGCCAGGCAAGCGGTGGATGGGGATCAGGAAGGGATTGGTATGGGGAAGGGTCGATGGCTATTTGGCCAGGCTCCCAGCGAAAGCCATAAATAACAGCTCACCGCCATTTAGCAGgaacaaaatgaaatttttcaattaagtTAAAGGCCACTGTCGATAGCGAGCCAATGTCATTAGCAGGTAAAAGGAGCAGGAGTTTTAGCAGGAACTGaaacaggaggaggaggaactgcAGCAGTGTTGGAAGCAGGACATAAATTAATATCGAAGCCAGGGCAATTTTATGTCCATTTAATGGCAGTCCGCGGCAGGCAGGTGGCCATAAAATGACATAAAACTGGACGGGCCAATGTTTAAATAATGCCCGAAACTTTATTTAGGAGTCATCTCGCTCTGTTTTTGGCAGGTGGGAATCGGGTTAACTAGGGGTCGGGTTTTTGGCCGCCACAGCTAATTGACAATTCAAAATGTTTGGGGCGGCCAAGTGGAGCTGGCCGTGTCGGTCATAAAGTTAATAAGCAATTTGCATAACAAATTGTCTAAAACGCTGACAACATGTCGCATGGAAATGCCGAATGCGAATCCGAGTGGGACCGAGAGTGCAGCTAATTTTCCATACTCCgtgttgcgtatacgcagcgtGGACCTCCCAGTGGGCTGCGCGGGCATGCATTTAATTGTTTCAAACCGGACATCATCCCATTTTTGTGCCAGTCCCAGTCCCAGTCCCTCCGGTCATGACACTCGTACGCTTCGGATTTTTGCAAATGTGCATGCCCGTAATTTATTCTCGGGCTGTTAATTAGCGCGACTACATTCGAGCGGAATGGGTTTAGTTGGTTAATTCATCGACTAATAGAGTACCTTTTAGTGGCCGGATTTTGTTGATCTTCAAAGGGTTTGATGCTATTATCCTTGGTTTATGTGCTTTTCTTTTGGCCCTTTTCAGGTGAGTGTTATTATGATTCGACATTAAGAAAAACTCAAGAAACgtattttatgcattttattaaatttgttttaaatatttagaatttatatagtaattttataatacatatgtatagtACATTAACCGGaagtttaattttatagttCATAGTTTCATAGTTAGTTCCATGGAAAATATAAGCataaagttaaaattaaaatacatttaaaattgaataagatTTTATAATGCATTAACTGGTTAGCAAATACAATTAACTCCGCCGAATCGGTACTTCCCATCCCAATTTCCTGGCCCTGCCTTCCGGTGGCTGGACATTAGTTTGAGTTTCCTGGCTGCACATACGGCCCTTCCTGAACAGGGTATCCGAATAACATGGTTATGGCGCATTTGGCGGACCTTCCACGGCAATTAGCCAGTGTCAATTGTTCATGCTGTAGAGTGCGAGCGCGTGCGTGGGACATTAGTGGAATGCTTTTTTCTCCCACATCGAAACAAACCTATATGCATAACGAGCATatctgcatatgtatatgcggcTGGGAACCGAGCTAACTGCCATTTGCAGCTGTTTCTATTTCCGTTTACTGGCCACAAAGCTGCAGAGCTCCCCAGTCCATCCTGTCCCTCCATTTTCCCCTGGGCACTACATCATTTGTAATTTGATGGCTGGCTCGGTGGATGGGGAAGGGAAGGATAATGAAAGGACAGATGGCAAGGAACTGTGCCTcaaagtatgcaacacaaTTGCAGACACACATTGCAACACAATCCCTCAAACATGCACAGTACCAGTTTCCACAGTAACCCCACCAACCCTTCTGCTATCCGAGATACATTTGCTGCTAGCAGTTGCATTTCGCATTATGCTTTGTTATAATTAAATGATTATCaatttggcaaatatttgattGCGCCCTGCTTGCAAAAGGAAAGCCAATCAGGCGTAAATTGATCTCAGCTTGCACAGATAAATGACCAGAACCACATTGTTTGAGGGCTAATTTCAAGATGAAGGAAATGTATTATCATACAGTCTCAGGTTCTCTTTTAGGTTGactctaatttaaaatgtattaagatATCCtatataaatcttaatttaatgattaaaTCTCCATATCAAGAATAAAACAAATGTCATAAATCAATCCTTGACTCGTAAACATATAAGTTAAATTGACAATCATCccttaaatcaaatatttatatttaaaaacataaaaaccccTGAGTAAAAGATTCTTTGAGTTATTGGCGCGTGTAAATCGGAGCTGATAGCTTATCTAATACTTTTCGGCGCTTCTCGAAAGTGCAAAATAACCAAGATTTACGAGACCGAACAAAAGCTTAAT from Drosophila takahashii strain IR98-3 E-12201 chromosome 2R, DtakHiC1v2, whole genome shotgun sequence encodes:
- the Acsl gene encoding fatty acid CoA ligase Acsl3 isoform X3 gives rise to the protein MDSFWVQSAIGAIKAIAFMYDIITLPVYLVLQKPWKRRQDSRRVKAKPINQKMLVDESKYAPDDIEAKIVKNDDNELTYRTTDPPRDVHVKMLQENIDTLEKVFNYVAKTYTSKRCLGTRQILSEEDEVQQNGRVFKKYNLGDYKWKTFTEAERTAANFGRGLRELGQKPRENIVIFAETRAEWMIAAHGCFKQAMPIVTVYATLGDDGVAHCITETEVTTVITSHDLLPKFKTLLDKCPLVKTIIYIEDQLQKTETTGFKDGVKILPFSQVVKTGQDSKFENVPPKGDDIAIIMYTSGSTGTPKGVLLSHKNCIATMKGFVDMVPIYPDDVLIGFLPLAHVFELVAESVCLMTGVPIGYSTPLTLIDTSSKIRRGCKGDATVLKPTCMTSVPLILDRISKGINDKVNSGSAFRKSLFKFLYQYKVKWVQRGYKTPLIDKLVFKKVAKLMGGKVRIIMSGGAPLSADTHEQIKTCLCLELIQGYGLTETTSGATVMDYRDMTYGRTGGPLTVCDIRLVNWEEGNYRVTNKPYPQGEVLIGGECVSQGYYKLPGKTNEDFFEEDGHRWFKTGDIGEIQADGVLKIIDRKKDLVKLQAGEYVSLGKVESELKTCGIIENICVYGDPTKQFTVALVVPNQNHLEELAQKHGLGDKTYEELCSSPIIEKAILKEIAEHARKCKLQKFEVPAAITLCKEVWSPDMGLVTAAFKLKRKDIQDRYQHDINRMYAS
- the Acsl gene encoding fatty acid CoA ligase Acsl3 isoform X5, which codes for MFIEDDAQMDSFWVQSAIGAIKAIAFMYDIITLPVYLVLQKPWKRRQDSRRVKAKIVKNDDNELTYRTTDPPRDVHVKMLQENIDTLEKVFNYVAKTYTSKRCLGTRQILSEEDEVQQNGRVFKKYNLGDYKWKTFTEAERTAANFGRGLRELGQKPRENIVIFAETRAEWMIAAHGCFKQAMPIVTVYATLGDDGVAHCITETEVTTVITSHDLLPKFKTLLDKCPLVKTIIYIEDQLQKTETTGFKDGVKILPFSQVVKTGQDSKFENVPPKGDDIAIIMYTSGSTGTPKGVLLSHKNCIATMKGFVDMVPIYPDDVLIGFLPLAHVFELVAESVCLMTGVPIGYSTPLTLIDTSSKIRRGCKGDATVLKPTCMTSVPLILDRISKGINDKVNSGSAFRKSLFKFLYQYKVKWVQRGYKTPLIDKLVFKKVAKLMGGKVRIIMSGGAPLSADTHEQIKTCLCLELIQGYGLTETTSGATVMDYRDMTYGRTGGPLTVCDIRLVNWEEGNYRVTNKPYPQGEVLIGGECVSQGYYKLPGKTNEDFFEEDGHRWFKTGDIGEIQADGVLKIIDRKKDLVKLQAGEYVSLGKVESELKTCGIIENICVYGDPTKQFTVALVVPNQNHLEELAQKHGLGDKTYEELCSSPIIEKAILKEIAEHARKCKLQKFEVPAAITLCKEVWSPDMGLVTAAFKLKRKDIQDRYQHDINRMYAS